The genomic stretch GCGCGGGGACGGTGTTGGACGTCCCGGTGCCGGTCGGGGCGTCGAGCCCGGGCGTGGTGCCGATGCCCGGCGTGGGCAGCACCCCGGAGCCGCCCGTGCCCGCGTCCGCGTTGTAGGGCGTGGTGCCAGGAACGGTGGACGTGGCGCCCTCCGCGCCCGTGTTGTAGGGCGTGGTGCCCGGAGCGCCGGAGCCGCCCGTGCCCGGCGTCGTCGTGGACGTTCCCGGGGGCAGGGTGTTGGGGTTCGTCGCCGGGGGCAGGGTGTTGGGGTTCGTGTTCGTCGAGCCCGTCTGCGGCGTCGTGCCGGGGCCCGTGCCCGGCGTGGTGTTGCCCGGCGCGGTGCCCGGCGTCACCGTCTGCCCGGTGGACGGGTCCACCTGCGCCACCTGCACCGGAGCCTCCGTCGCGCTACACGCGGTCCCCAACGCCAGGGTACCCGCCAGTGCTCCGGCCCACATCCAACCCCGCTTCATCTGCTTCGCCATGTTGCTCCCTCCGTCGTGGGTGTGTGTGTCAGTTTGCGTGCGTGGGCTCGCCGCGCCCCGAGTGGCGCGGTGGCTCCGGTTTCTGCGATTGCTTTCGGGCGGAATGGCGCTTCAGCCTGCGCTCCGACAGCACCAGCAGCAGGGCCGGGAAGGCCACCAGCATGATGAGGAGGTTGGTGGCGAAGCCCAGATTGGCAAGTGCGCCAATGGAGTTGAGGCCCGGGTGGTCAGCGAGGAAGAGGGCACCGAAGCCCATCGCGCTGGTCAGCAAGCCGCCGCAGATGGCCTTCCCCGTCTCCGAATACACCGACACGAAGTCATGGCCCGGTGATGACAATCGCGTCAGCAGGTGCACCCCCGCGTCCACCGTCGTTCCGATGAGAATCGGGATGACGAGGATGTTGAGGTAGTTGAACTCCAGCCCCAGCAGCGGCATCAGCCCCAGCAGCGCCACCAGTGACACCACGGTGGGCGCCATGCACAGCAGGGCGATGCGCAGGCCGCCCAGCGTCAGCCACATGGCCAGCAATACCGCCAGCGTGGTGCCGCCGAGGATGAGCGGTGCCTCGTGCGTCACCATGTCGAGGATGTCCGCCATCACCATGGACTCGCCGGCCGCGGAGACGCGCGGGCCGTCCGGTGTCCCCACGCCGCGAACCTCCCGCGCCAGCGTGCGGACCGCCACCCCGTCCGACTGGTCCACGGACGGGTAGACCATGACGAAGCCCCCCGACGCGCCCTGCCGGCCCAGGAACTGTTGCTGGACGCTCGGCGGCAGGTCGTCACGGGTGAAGGGCGGTGAGGCTGCCTGCCTTCGCAGCGACGCCACCTGCTCCCGTTGCCGTGCATCCAGCCGGCCCTCCGGGACGCGCTCCAGCAGCCGCGAGATGTCCTGGAGGACGCGCTGCTTGCGCGGCTGGTCCTCGGGCACCAGCGAGGACAGCGAGGCCACGAAGTCGATGGTGGAGTCCTTGCCCCGCTCGCGTTGTCGCGCGTGGAGCCGCTCCACCATCGCCTGTTCCTCCTCGGGTGATTGGGTGAGCACCACCACCGGTGTCTGCGAATAGCCGATGAGGCGGTTGACCTCGCGGTCCAGTTGGAAGGACGGCAGGTCCTGGTCCTCCAGCGAGCCGAAGTCGAAGTCGAAGCGCACGCGCCCCGTCTGGCTCAGCAGCCCCAGCAGCAGCACGGCGGACACGACGGTGACGACGTGGCGCCGCCGCAGCAGCAGCTGGCCCATGGGGGAGCGCGCGGTGGTGACGGAGGCGCGCCGGGGTGTCCACCCCCAGCGCGAGGCCAGGCCCAGCAGCGCGGGCAGCACCAGCACGTAGGCGGCGATGAGCACCACCATGCCCACGCCCGCGATGACGCCGAACTCACGGAACGCGCGGAAGCGCGAGGTGCCCAGCACGAAGAACGTGACGGCCGCCACCAGCGCGGAGACGAGCGCCGCGCCGCCGGTGTGCGTGAAGGACGTGCGCGTGGAAGCCTCGGACGTGTGGCCTTCGCCGCGCAGGTGCAGGTAGCGCCCCAGCAGGTGGATGCCGTGCTCCAGGCCCAGGCCACCGAGGATGGCGCCCAGGAAGCCCGTCAGGAGATTGACCTCGCCGAAGACGAGCGCCACCAGGCCGTACGTCCACGCCAGGCCCGCGGCCACCGGCGTCAGCACCAGCCCCACCGCCAGCGCGCTGCGGAAGTGGAAGAGGAGGTAGAGCAGCATCAGCGCGGTGGCCACCGCCGAGGCCACGCCGATGTCGCGCGCAATCTGCTTCTGCTGATCCAACTTCTTCTGGAAGGTGCCGGTGATGTCTACCTTGAAGCCGGCCCCGTACTTCGACAGGTCCTGCGCGGCGAGCAGCCCGCGCACCTCATCGGTGACCTTGCGCGAGAAGCCCAGGTCCGCGGACGTGGTGTCCGGCTTGGCCAGGAGCACGATGCGGCGCTGGCCCTCATCCAGGTAGTAGTCACCCTGGCTGGTGGACAGCCGCTGTCCGGCCCCGCCCGCGTACTTCGCCTCCAGGTCGGAGAAGTCCAGGGACGGCGGCTCCTCCTCCACCAGCGGCACGTAGAGCGGGTTGGCCTGCTGCTGTTCCCACTGGAGCCGCGCCTCCAAGCGGCGGTACACCTCCCGCAGGTCCTCTTCCGACAGGAAGTACAGTGCCCGGTCGCGGAAGAAGGCGCCGGGGCGCTGCGCCTCGACGAAGCGGATGCCGGGCAGGGCCTCCAGCTTGGGCGCCAGGTCGTCCGCGAAACGCTTCAGGGACTCGGGGTCCGCGCCCTCGCCCACCACCGCCACCCAGCCGAGCGCGCCGAAGCGGCGCTCCAACTCCCGCAGGTCCTGCACGCTCTCGAAGGAGGACGGGAGCAGATCCACGAGGTTGGCGTTGAGGTGCAGTCCTCGCGCGAAGAAGCCACCCACGGCGGCCAGCACCAGCGCCAGCAGCAGCGCCAACACCGGACGCCGGTGGTTGTGCGCGGCCATCGCGCCCAGCGCGCGCTCCACGCGCCCCATCCACCGCGGCTCGCCCGGAGGTGTCGTGTCGTTCGGATGCGGTTCCATCATCGGCCTGCGGCCACCACCCGCGGCCCCGGCCCTCCCGGTCGCGCGGAGGGCGGAGCGGCTTCCCCTCCCTCGTGTGCTCGCACGCGCGAGCCCGTGTCGCCGGGGAACGTGACCATGGTGGGGGTGCGATGCAGGCATCCACGTCTGCCTGTCTGCCCACCAGGTAGGGACAGCCAACAGCGCATATGGGGTCCATTCAACCCGTCACATCCTCCAGGGCGGCGGTGTGTCGGGTGTCACAAGCAGGCGAGCATTCGCTCCAGGGGCGCGTTACATGAGGCAGGTGATTCGCAGCCTTACTTTCCGCCTCGCGGCATAAACGCGTTGACTCTCCCGTTAGCGCGTGCCCAAGGTGTCCGGCGATTCGGCCAGTCAACAGATGCAGGTGTCGCAAGCATGAGTGAGAAGCGTTGGTCGGAGCGGTTCGAGGGAGCCATGGGCCGCCTGGCGGTGCGGAACCACCGGAAGCCCTTCCAGGCGCTGCTCCTGGCTCTGGTGCTCACCGTGCTCGGCGCGTACTTCGCCAGGACGCTGACGCTCAACGCGGACTTCGTGGGACTGCTGCCGAAGAACTTCCCCAGCGTCCAGGACATCGAGAAGCTGCGCAAGCGCTTCGGTGGTCAGGGCAACGTGGTGGTGGTGGGGATGGGCGCGGATCCAGAGGTGCTCAAGCGCTTCGCGGACGACATGGCGCCGAAGCTCGGGGAGCTGTCGGAGATTCGCTACGTCTCCCACCAGCGGCCCCGGGCCTTCTTCGACGAGCACTCGCTCTACTACGTGGACGTCGAGGACCTGGAGACCATCCAGGAGCGCATCGACGCGCGCATCCTCTGGGAGAAGCAGCAGGCCAATCCGCTCTTCGTCTCGCTGGTGGAGGAGGACCCTCCGTCAGTGGACTTCGCGGACATCGAGCAGAAGTACACCGGCCGCGCCAACCAGCGCCTCTCCGGGCAGGGCGACCTCTATTACATCAACCCCACCGAGCGCATGGTGGTGCTGATGGCGAAGCCCCGGGGCAGCGCCGCGGACCTGAACTACTCGAAGAAGGTCGTGGGCCAGGTGGAGGACTTCCTGGCGCAGCAGGACCTGTCGAAGTACGGGCCCGGCTTCAAGACGGCGGTGACGGGCACCTTCAAGAAGAAGATTGATCAGCAGCGCGTCATCATTGGCGACCTGGCGAGCGCGTCCACGCTGGCCATGGTGTTGCTGCTGGCGTACCTGGCCTTCCACTTCCGCAGCGCGCTGTCGGTGGGCCTCACCATGGCGCCGGTGATGGCGGGCCTGGGGTGGACGTACGGCTTCGTGGGGCTCGCCTACGGGCAGGTGAACCTCCTGACGGGCTTCCTCGCGGCGGTGCTGGGAGGCCTGGGCGTGGAGCACGGCATCCACCTGCTGGGGCGCTACACGACGCTGCGCTCGGAGGGGATGAACTCCGAGGAAGCGGTGGATGAGTCCTTCCGGCACACCGGCTTCTCCGCGCTCATCGCGGCGCTGGTGGCGGCGCTCACCTTCCTCAGCCTGGCCATGTCGGAGTTCAGGGCGTTCCGCGAGTTCGGCATCATCGCCGCGGTGGGCATGCTGGTGAGCATCTTCTCCTACGTGCTGCTGCTGCCCGCGCTGCTGGGGCTGGCCACGCTCTTCGGTTGGGCGCCGCGGGTGCAGCAAGAGGGTGCGGCCGGGCCGCTGAGCCTGCTGGCTCGCTGGCTGCCGCGCTCCTACCGGGGCGTGGGCATCGTGGTGGGCGTGGGCGTGCTGGCGCTGGTGTCGCAGGCGTACCGCATCTCGTTCAACTACGACTCGCGCACGCTGGAGGACTACAAGCAGGCGTCGGCGGTGCTGGACCAGAAGGTGAACGACATCCTGGGCTACTCGCAGACGCCGGTGGTGGTGCTCACCGATTCGCAGGAGATGGAGCGCGAGGTGGTGCGCCAGCTGGAGGCGCGCAAGGCGGCGCGGGGCAAGGACTCCACCATCGACTTCGTGGGCGCGCTGGATGACCTGGTCCCCAAGCGGCAGGACGAGAAGCAGGCCATCCTCCAGGCCATCTCCGCGAAGCTGGAGAAGCTGGACCCGGAGCGGCTGCCCGAGGACACGCGCAACACGCTGGTGCGCGCGCTGAACATGGCGAAGGCGAAGCCCTTCACCCAGGAGGCCCTGCCCACCAGCGTGCGGCACCAGTTCGAGAGCCTGGATGGCAGCACGGGCGGCGTGGTGCTGGTGTACGCAGGTGGCGTCAGTTTGTCGGACGGTGAGGGCACGCGGAAGTTCTCCAAGGAAGTGCGCGGCCTGCAGATGCCGGACGGCAGTCAGGTGTCGGCGGCGGGAGAGGCGCTCATCCTGGCGGACATCCTGGACATGGTGTCGCGTGAAGGGCCGCGCATCCTCGCGGCGGCGGTGCTGAGCGTGCTGGTGGCCATGTGGCTGACGCTGGGCAAGCTGCGCACCGCGCTCATCTGCATGTTGCCCACGCTGCTGTCCGTCGTCGGCCTGGTGGGGCTGATGTCGCTGCTGGGGCTGCAGTTCAACTACCTCAACATCATGGTGCTGCCGGTGCTGGTGGGCACCACGGTGGACGCGGGCGTGCACCTGGTGCAGCGGCTGGGCGAGCGCGGCGCGGACTTCGTCTCCGTGTATGCGGAGACGGGCCGGGCGATTACGGGCGGCCTGCTGACGAGCGCCATTGGCTTCGTCGCGCTCATCCTGGCGAAGCACCCGGGCCTCAACTCCATTGGTGACCTGGCCAACCTGGGCTTCGGCATCAACATGGTCATTGTGCTGCTGGGCTTCCCGTCGCTGCTGCTGATGGTGGAGCGCTGGCGCCGCAAGCACAGCACGTCGCCGGAAGAGCAGACTGAGCAGCCCGCGCCGGAGGCGTGAGGTCCGCTGGCCGCTGGCTGCTGGCTGCTGGCTGCTGGCTGCTTCGCTCGATATGAGTGCCCTCTTGAGGGCACCGCGTCCGTGAGGGCGTGGTGCCTCTGGGAACTCCGTCGAGGTGGACCATGACGCGGATGTGGATGCAGAGCAGTGGGCAGCGGTGGCTGATGCTGGCGACCGTCGGAGCGGCGGCCCTGGCCGGCTGCCGTCACGGTTCGGAGCGCGACGAGAAGAAGGGCGAGACGCGCTGCGCCGAGTCCCGGAACCTCACATGTGTCACCGGCGTGAACTGCACCATGGACCGCGAGCGCGGCTGTGAGGTGTGCCGGTGCTCCACGGCGAGCGGGCTGGAGCCCACCGATAATCGCAGGCCCGCGGCCATGGAGCCGGAGCGGCGCTGGTAGTCGCCGCGCGCTTCAGCACCCGATGACGGGATAGTCCGCGGGGCGCAGGAGGAGGCGCCACGCGTTCCCCTCGCGGAAGAGCAGCCCGGTGACGGCCTGCCCCTTGAGTCCCACGTGGACCAGGTACTGCGTGTCGCCGCCGACTCGCAGTGAGGCGACGAGGTCTGTGCTGGCCTCGCCGTAGTCCGCGAAGCTGACGATGAGTGGCCGCCGGTCGGCGTAGAGCAGGGATGCGCCAGGGGAGTCGCCCGGCGCGATGTGCGGCGCGCCCGGGAAGCACTCCAGCCGGGTGAAGGGGCCCTGTCGTTCCTGCGTGCACGAGTCCAGCGGGACGCGTGTGTCGTCGCTCTGGCCATCGCGGCTGGACTCCAGCATCACATGCCCTTCGGGCGAGGTCTTCCACCGGTAACCAGGGACGGGGAATCCCTCGGGCGTGAAGGGGTCGGCGCCTTCGTCCACGGGACGCTCGAACGCGTCCGAGGTCCACTGCCCCGGGACAGGACGCTCCCGCGCCGTCTTGGGCGCGGGCATGCTCACCGTGCCGGTGACGGTGCCCGCAAGAGCCACGATGTACTCACCGATGTCCGGCGTCCCCTTCGCCTGTGTGTAGACGCCCACGGTGTGGCAGACGGGTGGCAGGTCCACGTTCTCTTCCCCCGTGCACACGGTCTCCGTCCGCTGGAAGCGCGCCACCGCCAGGCCCTGCGTGCCGACGAGCGTCATGACCTGGAGCCGTGAGGCCACGTCCTCCGGCGCCTGTTCGCCCAGGACGACGCGGGTGGTGCGGCCGGAGACCGCTTCAATCTGATACGGCGCGGTCCACCGCTCCTCGGCGGCGGCCCCGAACGAGGCCAGCGTGACTCCCAGCACCATGGCGTAGCGCATGACGTCCTCCTGATGAGGGCTGGGATAGCAACGCGTGTACCAGCGCCTGGAGGCTCGGACTGCGGCCCGCCAGCCACACCCAGGTGTCGGGCCGCCCACCGTGGCGCCCTTCGAGGGCGTGCCGCCGCGAACGCGCGGATCCGCCGATTCGGCGCGAAGCCGCGCCCTCCCGGCTGCGAGAGCCGCCGGTTAGCACTTCTCCATGACGAAGCGGGCGACGTGGACGCGCCGAGAGGCCCTGGCGCTGGCCGGGCTGGGACTGGCCGGTGCCGCGCTGCCCCTGGGCTGCAGACACGCGATGGACGCGACGAGGACGGACGACATGGAGCGCGAGGACGTGAAGGACGTGGTGGTGGTGGGCGGCGGCCCGGGTGGCTTGAGCGCGGCGCTGGCGCTGGGGCGTGGCCGCAAGAAGGTCCTGGTGTGCGATGCGGGTACTCCCCGGAACGCGGCCGCCGAGGAGGTGCATACCTATCTCACGCGGGATGGCATCCCGCCCCGGGAGTTCCGGCGTGTCGCCTGGGAGCAGATGCGCCCCTACGATGTGGAACTGCGCGAGGCGCGGGTGCTGAACGTCGAGCGCGCGGGGACGGTGTTCCGCGTGGCGCTCGAAGGGGGCGGCGTGGTGGAGGCCCGCCGGGTGCTGCTGGCCACGGGGATGGTGGACGTGATGCGCGAGCTGCCCGGCTACAGCGACTTGTGGGGCAAGGCCATCTTCCAGTGCCCGTACTGCCATGGTTGGGAAATCCAGGACCGGGCCTGGGGCGTGTTGGCCACGAACGAGGTGTCGCTCGACTTCGCCGTGATGTTGACGGGGTGGACCCGCGACCTGGTGGTGTTCGCCATGGACGGTTTCGAGGTGCCCGCCGACAAGCGTGCGCTGCTGGAGAAGGCGAGGGTTCGGCTCGAGACGCGGCGTATTCGCGGCCTCATCGCGGCCGGGGAGAAGCTGGAGGCGGTGGAGCTGGAGGACGGCACTCGGGTGCCCCGGGAGATTCTCTTCGACCGTCCACCCCAGCGGCAGTCGTCGCTCGTGCAGCGGCTGGGGCTCGAGCTGAACGAGGAGGGCTTCGTGAAGCTGAAGGGCCCGGGCGAGACGTCGGTGCCGGGCATCTACGCGGCGGGGGACCTCGGCACCCGGGCGCAGGCGGCCATCGCCGCCGCGTCCGCGGGGATGATGGCGGCGGGCATGTTGAACCATGACCTGAACCTGGAACGGGCGGGCGCCGCGCATGGACCTGGTCAGGGTTGAGCCCGGCGGCTTCGCTCGCTACGAAGGGGCGATGCCGACCGAGCCACGACAGCCGTCCTGGGGGCCCGATTCGTCGTCGCGCCTGGACTTCGAAAAAGGGCGGCTGCCGATATGGGCGGGGCGCCTTCAGGTCCACCCCCGAGGCGGCCGCGCCACCGCCGTGCACGCCTACGCCGTGGTGATGCTGGTGACGCGAGGCGAGTCGAAGATGCGGCACGCGGGGGACCTGGTGGTCCGGGCGGGAGACGTCCACCTGATTCCGCCCGGGGATGCGCACGGGGCCGGCGCTTCGAACGCGGAAGGGTGGGGCGTGGCCTTCCATCCGGATGCCTTGGGCGAGGACGGTGGGGCCGCGAACCGCCTGGGGCCGTTGCTGCGGGTGCGCAAGGGCTGTCACCCCGTGCTGCGGCCCACGCTGCCGCAGCGCCGGAGGCTGGCGCGGTGGATGCGCCTGCTGTCGGAGGAGGTGGCCCGGAACGAGCCGGGGGGCGAGGAAGCCGCGCGCTCGCTGCTGCGGCTGGTCCTCATCGAACTGGAGCGCATGACGGCCCAGATGGGCGCGAGCGAGCCGCCCTCCCTGGGCTTGAGCCGCAAGGCGCTCACGTACATTGAGACGCACTGTCTGGAGCCGCTGTCGCTCGCGCAGGTGGCGAAGGCGCTGGGGCGCTCCTCCGCGCATGTGGCGGGCGTGGTGCGGCAGGAGACGGGCCGCACGGTGGGCGAGTGGATTCTGGAGTGCCGGATGGCGGAGGCACGCCGGCGACTGCGCGGCACGGACGAGCGCGTGGACATCATCGCGGAGCGCGTGGGCTACGCGGACGTGACGCACTTCATCCGCCAGTTCCGCCGCATCCACGGGGTGACTCCGGCCGCGTGGCGGCGCAAGGCGACGGCCGGGGCTCCATGAGCCGTCCCCTCCGAAAGTCACGGAGGGGGATGCCGAGACGTGCGGGGGTGAAGTAAGGGTTCTCCCTGGGCCCGGAGCCGAGGGAGAGCCATGAAGAAGGCGCTGGTCATCGTCGTTGGCGCAGCCGTGCTGCTGCTCGTGTTCATGTTCGTCGCCGGTGAGCAGCCGCCGGGGCAGCCGGAAGCCAGCGGTGGTGGACGCCAGTTGGACCTGTCGGGCTTCGACCCGGCCCGAGTCTCCGGGTTGGAGGTCTCGGGCGTCCGCCGCGCCACGCTGCAGCGGGACAGCAGTGGGTGGACGGTCGCGGACCCGGGCTCGCCGGAGAGCCGCTACCTGGCGGACGAGGCGATGGTGAAGGGCGCGCTGGAGTCCCTGACCCGGGTGGCCGGGGCGAAGTTCGTCACCGGCGAGGCCGACCGGCTGAACGAGTTCTGGCTGGATGACGCGCGCGGGCTGAAGGTCCGCATCCTCCAGGAGGGCCGCCCTCCGCTGGAGCTGGTGCTCGGGAAGGACGGGGCGTCGAACGGTGGAACCTACGTGCGCAAGGCGGCCAACGCGGACGTCTTCGAGCACCCCACGTTGTTGGGCTGGTTGTGGCGCCGGCGCGTCATGGACTGGCGTGACGCGCGGCTGGTGCGGGGGGCGCCCGGGGACATCACGCAGTTGGTGTTTCGTGTCGGGGACGAAGCGCCGGTGACGGTGACGTCGAATGGCGCGGCTGGCGGCTGGCGGCTCGCGGAGGGGACGCAGGTGCCGGAGGGCTTCCGGTTCAGCGCGCACGTGGTCGAACAGGTCGTGCGGGACTTGTTGGAGGTCGAGGCGCAGGACGTGCTCGCGGGAGAGGCCGCCACGGAGGCGAAGGCCGCGCTCACCCAGGCGCATGACACGGTGGAGGCGCGCCTCAAGAATGGGAAGACGGTGGTGTTGCGGCTGAGCCGTGCGTCGGAGTCCAAGGACACCGTCTTCGTCCAGTTGGAGGGAGATGCGCGGGTGTACGAGGTGTCCGCGGTTGCGGCATCGCAGGTGCGCAAGCGGCTGGTGGACTTCCGCGACCTGCTCCTGCTGCGCTTCGCGTTGGAGCAGGTGAACCAGGTGCGCATCCAGGCCGGTGACACGACGGTGGTGGTGGCGAAGGAAGCGCAGGGTTGGGTGCTGCGTGAGCCGCAGTCGCCGCCGGAGTCCTACCGGTTCGACGCGTCACAGGTGGAGGCGCATCTCATCTGGCTCCAGCGGCTCGAGGCCTCGCGCCTTCTCGACGCAGCGGTGGAGGACGCGCAGGCGGGCCTGTCTCCGCCCGTGGCCTCCGTGGAGGTGCGCGAGGAGGGCGGCGCCGTGCAGACGCTGTGGCTCGGGAATGCAGTGCCAGACGCACCGGAGGGCTACCAGGAGGTGTACGCCCGAGGCTCGCGCGACGGCTTCACGTATGCCGTGGAGGACAGGGCTCGCGCCTGGTTGTCGCGTGGCCTCGCGCTCTTCAGCGGGCCGTAGCGTCCGCACGAGTTGCTACAGCTCGCTCAGAATCCGTCCGTGCCCATCGATGGCATAGGTCGCGCCCGCATCCATGATGGGGGCATCGAGCTCGATGCCGCATCGGGAAAGCCTGGGAAGGAAGCTGACGAAGTAGAGCTGGTCGTCCTGCTTCAATACCGTCACGTCGTAGGTGCTTCGCTGTGACAGGCACCGTGCCAGTTCCTCGGTGCGGGCCTCAGCCTTGGCGTCCGGGGGAAGGAAGTCGTTCATCGCGACTTCAAGTGCCGCCATCGCAGGCCCATCCAGATGGATTCCCTGCTCCATGGAATCAGGGAACGTCACTTTCGCTGCCTCCTCCGCAGGGGCTCGCTCGGCCTTGGGGAGCTTGTAGTAGCCAAACCGGGCGCAGCCGTGCAGCAGGCTAGAACAGGCAAGGAGCGCGACCAGCGGAAGCATTTTCATGACGAGGTTCCCATCATTCGATGTGCCAGCCCATGCCCTCGAACATCCGTATGTTGCCTCTATCGTCGTACACTTGGCCAATAGGGACCCATTGGCCGTTACGGAGCGCGGTAACAATCCGCGTCGCGTAGTTGAAGCTGTACGCGGTACAGGGGGCGTCGCCTCGCTTGTGGAAGACGTAGAGCTCGCGCTGAAGCACCCTGCCTGAGCGTGGCGACACGGCACGAGTGGGATGCCAGTTGCCACTCAGGTCTGCGGCGGAGAAGCGGGGGTTGTGTGGATGCGTGTGGTCGCCGCCTGTGATGATGGCATTCACACGTTCCGGGTCGTTGAGGAGTTCAGGCATCGAGCAGGTCTTGGCCTCGCGAGTATCCGCCCGGTCTCTGAAGTCGGAGAGGTAGCTCAAGTAGAACGCATCCTCGTCAGGTGCGTAGTAGTTGAGTGCGCAGTACTCGGAGCCTGCGGGGCCTGCCGAGGCTCCACCCTGCCGGGTCATGAGCTCGCAGCCTGTGGCGGCGAGTTCCTCTGTCGTCTTGAACGGCCCGGCAAGGGGACCGTCAACCTGGAGCCGGCCGTTCTCCAGCCGCCTGACCCGGACGTTGGGGTTGGTGCCACACGCCGATGCACCCGCCGAAAGGGCCAGCGCGACGGTGCATGCCAATATCGCGGCTGGTGGCCTCCTGGACATTGCTTGCAGCCTACGCCGCCCGCTCGGACGTCCGTGCCTGCCACGCGGCGACGAAGTCCGCGAGCCCGTTCAGTTGCCGGTCATTCAGCGTGGACTGCCACCTCGCCTGCCGCAGCTCGCGGTACGCGGCCG from Myxococcus xanthus encodes the following:
- a CDS encoding helix-turn-helix domain-containing protein, which encodes MDLVRVEPGGFARYEGAMPTEPRQPSWGPDSSSRLDFEKGRLPIWAGRLQVHPRGGRATAVHAYAVVMLVTRGESKMRHAGDLVVRAGDVHLIPPGDAHGAGASNAEGWGVAFHPDALGEDGGAANRLGPLLRVRKGCHPVLRPTLPQRRRLARWMRLLSEEVARNEPGGEEAARSLLRLVLIELERMTAQMGASEPPSLGLSRKALTYIETHCLEPLSLAQVAKALGRSSAHVAGVVRQETGRTVGEWILECRMAEARRRLRGTDERVDIIAERVGYADVTHFIRQFRRIHGVTPAAWRRKATAGAP
- a CDS encoding NAD(P)/FAD-dependent oxidoreductase gives rise to the protein MTKRATWTRREALALAGLGLAGAALPLGCRHAMDATRTDDMEREDVKDVVVVGGGPGGLSAALALGRGRKKVLVCDAGTPRNAAAEEVHTYLTRDGIPPREFRRVAWEQMRPYDVELREARVLNVERAGTVFRVALEGGGVVEARRVLLATGMVDVMRELPGYSDLWGKAIFQCPYCHGWEIQDRAWGVLATNEVSLDFAVMLTGWTRDLVVFAMDGFEVPADKRALLEKARVRLETRRIRGLIAAGEKLEAVELEDGTRVPREILFDRPPQRQSSLVQRLGLELNEEGFVKLKGPGETSVPGIYAAGDLGTRAQAAIAAASAGMMAAGMLNHDLNLERAGAAHGPGQG
- a CDS encoding efflux RND transporter permease subunit, translating into MSEKRWSERFEGAMGRLAVRNHRKPFQALLLALVLTVLGAYFARTLTLNADFVGLLPKNFPSVQDIEKLRKRFGGQGNVVVVGMGADPEVLKRFADDMAPKLGELSEIRYVSHQRPRAFFDEHSLYYVDVEDLETIQERIDARILWEKQQANPLFVSLVEEDPPSVDFADIEQKYTGRANQRLSGQGDLYYINPTERMVVLMAKPRGSAADLNYSKKVVGQVEDFLAQQDLSKYGPGFKTAVTGTFKKKIDQQRVIIGDLASASTLAMVLLLAYLAFHFRSALSVGLTMAPVMAGLGWTYGFVGLAYGQVNLLTGFLAAVLGGLGVEHGIHLLGRYTTLRSEGMNSEEAVDESFRHTGFSALIAALVAALTFLSLAMSEFRAFREFGIIAAVGMLVSIFSYVLLLPALLGLATLFGWAPRVQQEGAAGPLSLLARWLPRSYRGVGIVVGVGVLALVSQAYRISFNYDSRTLEDYKQASAVLDQKVNDILGYSQTPVVVLTDSQEMEREVVRQLEARKAARGKDSTIDFVGALDDLVPKRQDEKQAILQAISAKLEKLDPERLPEDTRNTLVRALNMAKAKPFTQEALPTSVRHQFESLDGSTGGVVLVYAGGVSLSDGEGTRKFSKEVRGLQMPDGSQVSAAGEALILADILDMVSREGPRILAAAVLSVLVAMWLTLGKLRTALICMLPTLLSVVGLVGLMSLLGLQFNYLNIMVLPVLVGTTVDAGVHLVQRLGERGADFVSVYAETGRAITGGLLTSAIGFVALILAKHPGLNSIGDLANLGFGINMVIVLLGFPSLLLMVERWRRKHSTSPEEQTEQPAPEA
- a CDS encoding efflux RND transporter permease subunit — translated: MMEPHPNDTTPPGEPRWMGRVERALGAMAAHNHRRPVLALLLALVLAAVGGFFARGLHLNANLVDLLPSSFESVQDLRELERRFGALGWVAVVGEGADPESLKRFADDLAPKLEALPGIRFVEAQRPGAFFRDRALYFLSEEDLREVYRRLEARLQWEQQQANPLYVPLVEEEPPSLDFSDLEAKYAGGAGQRLSTSQGDYYLDEGQRRIVLLAKPDTTSADLGFSRKVTDEVRGLLAAQDLSKYGAGFKVDITGTFQKKLDQQKQIARDIGVASAVATALMLLYLLFHFRSALAVGLVLTPVAAGLAWTYGLVALVFGEVNLLTGFLGAILGGLGLEHGIHLLGRYLHLRGEGHTSEASTRTSFTHTGGAALVSALVAAVTFFVLGTSRFRAFREFGVIAGVGMVVLIAAYVLVLPALLGLASRWGWTPRRASVTTARSPMGQLLLRRRHVVTVVSAVLLLGLLSQTGRVRFDFDFGSLEDQDLPSFQLDREVNRLIGYSQTPVVVLTQSPEEEQAMVERLHARQRERGKDSTIDFVASLSSLVPEDQPRKQRVLQDISRLLERVPEGRLDARQREQVASLRRQAASPPFTRDDLPPSVQQQFLGRQGASGGFVMVYPSVDQSDGVAVRTLAREVRGVGTPDGPRVSAAGESMVMADILDMVTHEAPLILGGTTLAVLLAMWLTLGGLRIALLCMAPTVVSLVALLGLMPLLGLEFNYLNILVIPILIGTTVDAGVHLLTRLSSPGHDFVSVYSETGKAICGGLLTSAMGFGALFLADHPGLNSIGALANLGFATNLLIMLVAFPALLLVLSERRLKRHSARKQSQKPEPPRHSGRGEPTHAN
- a CDS encoding Erp protein, whose amino-acid sequence is MAKQMKRGWMWAGALAGTLALGTACSATEAPVQVAQVDPSTGQTVTPGTAPGNTTPGTGPGTTPQTGSTNTNPNTLPPATNPNTLPPGTSTTTPGTGGSGAPGTTPYNTGAEGATSTVPGTTPYNADAGTGGSGVLPTPGIGTTPGLDAPTGTGTSNTVPAPSGVINDGGTGF
- a CDS encoding DUF4340 domain-containing protein, with translation MKKALVIVVGAAVLLLVFMFVAGEQPPGQPEASGGGRQLDLSGFDPARVSGLEVSGVRRATLQRDSSGWTVADPGSPESRYLADEAMVKGALESLTRVAGAKFVTGEADRLNEFWLDDARGLKVRILQEGRPPLELVLGKDGASNGGTYVRKAANADVFEHPTLLGWLWRRRVMDWRDARLVRGAPGDITQLVFRVGDEAPVTVTSNGAAGGWRLAEGTQVPEGFRFSAHVVEQVVRDLLEVEAQDVLAGEAATEAKAALTQAHDTVEARLKNGKTVVLRLSRASESKDTVFVQLEGDARVYEVSAVAASQVRKRLVDFRDLLLLRFALEQVNQVRIQAGDTTVVVAKEAQGWVLREPQSPPESYRFDASQVEAHLIWLQRLEASRLLDAAVEDAQAGLSPPVASVEVREEGGAVQTLWLGNAVPDAPEGYQEVYARGSRDGFTYAVEDRARAWLSRGLALFSGP